Proteins co-encoded in one Capsicum annuum cultivar UCD-10X-F1 chromosome 9, UCD10Xv1.1, whole genome shotgun sequence genomic window:
- the LOC124887188 gene encoding uncharacterized mitochondrial protein AtMg00810-like — MEIKQTQNEVFVCQKKYMKGILKGFKMEECKSMSTSMNQREKLMKDDGAERVQEGSYRSLIGCLMYLTATGPDILYVVSVLYRFLNSPSELHMKAAKRVLRYVKGTIDYGFKFSKCQNFKLQGFFDSDWGGSADDMKSTSRKIFCDLGLEMKESTNIFVDNQAAIAISHNPVFHRKTKHFNVKLYFLRQVQKDGLVNLVSAERKSSWLIFLQKLFLQANLSS; from the exons ATGGAGATTAAGCAAACTCAGAATGAAGTGTTTGTTTGTCAAAAGAAATACATGAAGGGGATtctaaaaggatttaaaatggAAGAATGCAAGAGTATGAGCACGTCAATGAATCAAAGAGAGAAGCTAATGAAGGATGATGGTGCTGAACGAGTACAAGAAGGAAGCTACAGGAGCTTGATAGGATGTTTGATGTATCTTACAGCAACAGGGCCAGATATATTGTATGTTGTAAGTGTACTATACCGTTTTTTGAATTCTCCAAGTGAATTGCATATGAAAGCTGCAAAACGAGTGCTCAGATATGTCAAAGGCACCATAGATTATGGATTCAAATTTAGCAAATGTCAAAATTTCAAACTTCAAGGATTTTTTGACAGTGATTGGGGTGGTTCTGCTGATGATATGAAAAGTACTTCAAG GAAAATCTTTTGTGATCTTGGTTTGGAGATGAAGGAAAGCACTAACATATTTGTGGACAACCAGGCTGCCATTGCTATTTCTCACAATCCAGTCTTTCATAGAAAGACCAAGCACTTCAATGTGAAGCTATATTTTCTTAGACAAGTGCAAAAGGATGGTTTAGTGAATCTGGTATCTGCAGAACGGAAGAGCAGTTGGCTGATATTTTTACAAAAGCTTTTCCTGCAAGCAAATTTGAGTTCTTGA